From Sporosarcina sp. Marseille-Q4943, the proteins below share one genomic window:
- a CDS encoding YugN family protein yields MYIENTGIEGIVAELSLLDEIMLKHDLVRAGQWDYERVTYDKKYVIKEGTYYLRVFGFTPDGDVDTRDAIMHLKKPVIGKHYYPHGVEYGEDEHFPEGLVKDCEATLKAVLEDLKPYILTK; encoded by the coding sequence ATGTATATCGAAAATACAGGTATTGAGGGCATTGTCGCAGAATTGTCACTACTTGACGAAATCATGTTGAAACACGATCTCGTACGAGCTGGACAATGGGACTACGAGCGTGTTACATATGACAAGAAATACGTCATCAAGGAAGGCACTTATTACTTGCGCGTATTCGGTTTCACACCGGACGGAGACGTTGACACTCGCGATGCAATCATGCATCTTAAAAAACCGGTGATCGGCAAACACTATTATCCACACGGCGTTGAATATGGCGAGGACGAGCACTTCCCTGAAGGACTCGTGAAAGATTGTGAAGCAACACTTAAAGCTGTCTTGGAAGATTTGAAACCATATATTCTTACGAAATAA
- the ytvI gene encoding sporulation integral membrane protein YtvI — protein sequence MSRWLTKRNIMLLTLLIITILIFVFILPISIPIILALLTALLFEPLVKLTETKFKWKRKMAVISVFIFILALLAITIYYTVTSLIGRLIQFTKAAPDYLNKLSGVWIDFQSKLFVYTSGLPDDVVKSAQDGFNDILDSFRKSLLELFNSEKIVALAAEIPNFLVSLIVYMIALFLFMLELPELKKMVFRHFTDETAKKVRYMTVKLNSVIFGFMKAQLLVSFIILATSFIGLLIIAPKYALVMSIVIWVIDVIPILGSIIILAPWSLYQFVSGDIGMGTKLAVLAAILLIIRRTVEPKVMGNQIGLSPLPTLIGMFIGLKLFGVLGFFIGPMIVILFNTAREAGIIKLNFKL from the coding sequence TTGTCTCGATGGCTTACAAAAAGGAATATCATGCTACTCACTTTACTTATTATTACCATTTTAATTTTTGTTTTTATTCTCCCCATTTCCATACCAATCATTTTAGCCCTCTTGACAGCTCTTCTATTTGAGCCGCTCGTAAAATTAACGGAGACAAAATTTAAATGGAAACGTAAAATGGCAGTCATATCCGTTTTCATTTTCATTTTGGCGTTGCTAGCGATCACCATTTATTACACAGTCACCTCATTGATTGGTAGACTCATTCAGTTTACCAAGGCCGCACCCGATTATTTAAATAAGCTTTCAGGAGTATGGATCGATTTTCAAAGTAAGCTTTTTGTGTATACATCAGGTTTGCCTGACGATGTTGTAAAGTCGGCACAAGACGGCTTCAATGACATTTTGGATTCGTTCCGAAAGTCGCTTTTGGAATTATTCAATTCTGAAAAAATTGTCGCTCTTGCAGCCGAAATACCAAATTTCCTAGTGAGCTTAATCGTTTATATGATCGCACTTTTCCTTTTCATGCTTGAATTGCCTGAATTGAAGAAGATGGTATTCCGGCATTTCACGGATGAAACTGCGAAAAAGGTTCGCTATATGACAGTTAAATTGAATTCTGTCATATTCGGTTTCATGAAAGCCCAATTGCTCGTCAGCTTTATCATTCTAGCAACTTCGTTCATCGGATTACTTATCATCGCACCTAAATATGCATTAGTCATGTCAATTGTCATTTGGGTCATTGATGTTATCCCGATTTTAGGCTCCATTATCATTCTGGCACCTTGGTCGCTATACCAGTTCGTTAGTGGAGATATCGGTATGGGGACAAAATTGGCCGTTTTGGCAGCAATCCTTCTGATCATTCGAAGAACTGTTGAACCGAAAGTGATGGGCAACCAGATTGGCTTATCTCCCCTCCCGACACTTATCGGGATGTTCATCGGGCTGAAGCTATTCGGCGTGCTCGGTTTCTTTATCGGGCCGATGATTGTTATTCTATTCAACACAGCACGCGAGGCCGGCATCATTAAGTTGAACTTCAAATTGTAA
- a CDS encoding DUF420 domain-containing protein, protein MNVPFLPTLSTFFIVLSAILVAIGWKLIRERKIEAHKKTMVAAAVAAVLFFIIYASRTIFVGNTAFGGPQNLKIYYTVFLIFHIMLSTTGAVLGIMTINWGVKNKLNRHRKIGPVTSIIWFFTAITGVAVYLLLYVFYESGETTSMIKAILGI, encoded by the coding sequence ATGAATGTTCCTTTTTTACCGACTCTGAGCACATTTTTTATTGTCTTATCGGCAATTCTAGTCGCTATCGGTTGGAAATTGATTCGGGAGCGGAAGATTGAAGCCCATAAGAAGACGATGGTAGCTGCAGCTGTAGCGGCAGTCCTATTTTTCATCATCTACGCATCCCGAACGATTTTCGTTGGAAACACGGCGTTTGGTGGTCCGCAAAATCTGAAGATCTATTACACGGTCTTTCTAATTTTTCATATTATGCTCTCGACGACTGGTGCTGTCTTAGGCATTATGACAATCAATTGGGGAGTTAAAAACAAGCTGAACAGGCATCGAAAAATCGGACCCGTCACGAGTATCATCTGGTTCTTTACGGCAATTACAGGAGTGGCTGTCTATTTATTGCTGTATGTCTTTTACGAGAGCGGAGAAACCACTTCGATGATCAAGGCCATATTAGGAATATAA